Proteins encoded within one genomic window of Pectobacterium araliae:
- a CDS encoding zinc-binding alcohol dehydrogenase family protein — MPTMNTLICQEPKKLVWKKREIPIPGESETLIKIKSVGICGTDIHAWGGNQPFFSYPRVLGHEICGEVVDTGKNVHQFKKGQQVAVIPYVACQQCPACKSGRTNCCEKISVIGVHQDGGFSEYLAVPATNVLLAEGIDPQAAALIEPYAISAHAVRRAKVLPGEQVLVVGAGPIGLGAAAIAKADGAQVVVADTSVARRKHVIANLNLPVVDPSAEDFEAQLRAEFGGSLAEKVIDATGNQHAMNNTINLIRHGGSIVFVGLFKGDLQFSDPEFHKKETTMMGSRNATPEDFAKVGRLMSEGKLTAEMMLTHRYPFATLADVYEKDVINNRELIKGVITF; from the coding sequence ATGCCAACAATGAATACATTAATTTGCCAGGAACCAAAAAAACTTGTCTGGAAAAAACGTGAAATACCTATTCCGGGGGAGAGTGAAACATTAATTAAAATTAAGTCTGTAGGTATTTGTGGAACAGATATTCATGCCTGGGGTGGGAACCAACCCTTTTTTAGCTACCCACGCGTATTAGGTCACGAAATATGTGGTGAGGTTGTTGATACAGGCAAAAACGTACATCAATTTAAAAAAGGCCAGCAGGTTGCCGTCATTCCCTACGTCGCCTGTCAGCAATGTCCCGCCTGCAAGAGCGGCCGAACCAACTGCTGCGAGAAAATTTCCGTCATTGGTGTACATCAGGATGGCGGATTCAGCGAATATCTGGCGGTTCCCGCCACAAACGTACTGCTTGCAGAAGGGATCGATCCACAAGCGGCGGCATTAATCGAGCCATACGCCATCAGTGCACATGCCGTTCGTCGAGCGAAAGTGCTACCTGGTGAACAGGTGCTGGTCGTCGGTGCCGGTCCCATTGGCCTCGGCGCAGCGGCCATCGCCAAAGCAGACGGTGCTCAAGTCGTTGTTGCGGATACCAGCGTTGCCCGCCGCAAACACGTTATTGCTAACCTGAATCTGCCAGTCGTCGATCCCTCTGCCGAGGACTTTGAGGCCCAGCTACGCGCCGAATTTGGTGGTTCATTGGCTGAAAAAGTGATTGATGCCACGGGAAACCAGCATGCGATGAACAACACCATTAACCTGATCCGCCACGGCGGCAGCATCGTGTTTGTCGGTCTATTTAAAGGTGATTTGCAGTTCTCCGACCCTGAATTTCATAAGAAAGAAACCACGATGATGGGCAGCCGTAACGCCACACCGGAGGATTTCGCCAAAGTCGGCCGTCTGATGTCTGAAGGCAAACTCACCGCAGAAATGATGCTGACACACCGTTACCCGTTTGCCACACTGGCTGACGTCTATGAAAAGGATGTCATTAACAACCGTGAGCTGATCAAAGGCGTCATCACATTCTGA
- the ggt gene encoding gamma-glutamyltransferase, which translates to MSTVALLVTGTVQAASAPAVEAKNGMVVSSQYLASQIGVDIMKMGGNAIDAAVAVGYAQAVVNPCCGNIGGGGFMTLHLADGKDTFINFRETAPAAASANMYLNADGSVKKDASLYGYLAAGVPGTVLGLDTALQKYGKLTREQVMAPAIKLARAGFELTRADTDILDTTIQRFKADPEAARIFLRPDGSPLQPGDKLVQTDLANTLAAIAASGPDAFYKGAIPQAVEKAAKQGGGILTAADFADYRITETAPVICNYRGYQFVSSPPPSSGGVTMCEILNIVEGYDIKSTGFNSAATIHVLTEAMRHAYMDRNTYLGDPAFVSNPVARLLSKDYAAEIRKQIEPENATPSKNVQPGIGPHERPETTHYSIVDNQGNAVSTTYTVNGRFGSVVIASGTGFFLNNEMDDFTVKVGEKNLYGLVQGERNSIAPGKRPLSSMSPSLVTKDGKVFMVLGSPGGSRIITITLQTALNIIDHGMAPQEAVDAPRLHHQWLPDEVYYEQRGLSADTLNLLKQRGYKMVEQTPWGAAELILVGLPGAAGVTPADSGNDSAVSGKVREGYLYGANDIRRPAGAAIGY; encoded by the coding sequence ATGAGCACGGTGGCGCTGCTGGTGACGGGAACCGTGCAGGCGGCATCGGCTCCTGCGGTGGAAGCGAAAAACGGCATGGTGGTCAGCTCGCAGTATCTGGCTTCGCAGATTGGCGTCGATATCATGAAAATGGGCGGCAATGCGATTGATGCCGCCGTGGCCGTGGGCTATGCGCAGGCGGTGGTGAACCCCTGCTGTGGCAATATCGGCGGTGGTGGATTTATGACGCTGCATCTGGCCGATGGGAAAGATACCTTTATCAATTTCCGTGAAACGGCACCCGCGGCGGCCAGCGCCAACATGTATTTAAACGCGGATGGGAGCGTGAAAAAGGATGCGAGCCTGTACGGTTATCTGGCCGCGGGCGTACCGGGAACGGTGCTGGGGCTGGATACTGCGCTGCAAAAATACGGCAAATTGACGCGCGAACAAGTAATGGCACCGGCGATTAAACTGGCGCGTGCAGGCTTTGAACTCACGCGTGCGGATACCGATATTCTGGATACCACCATCCAACGTTTCAAGGCCGACCCTGAGGCAGCCCGCATTTTCCTACGCCCTGACGGCAGCCCGTTGCAACCGGGTGACAAACTGGTGCAAACCGATCTGGCGAATACGCTAGCGGCGATTGCCGCTAGCGGGCCGGATGCCTTCTACAAGGGGGCGATCCCGCAGGCGGTGGAGAAGGCGGCGAAGCAGGGCGGTGGCATCCTGACGGCGGCTGATTTTGCCGATTACCGCATTACCGAAACGGCACCGGTAATCTGTAATTATCGCGGCTATCAGTTTGTCTCTTCGCCACCGCCCAGCTCTGGTGGCGTCACGATGTGTGAAATTCTCAATATTGTCGAAGGTTACGACATTAAATCGACGGGCTTTAACTCGGCAGCCACCATTCATGTGCTGACGGAAGCGATGCGCCACGCTTACATGGATCGCAACACGTACCTTGGTGATCCGGCGTTTGTCAGTAACCCTGTCGCACGCCTGTTGAGTAAGGATTACGCCGCTGAAATTCGTAAACAAATCGAACCGGAGAACGCGACGCCGTCCAAAAACGTTCAGCCGGGGATCGGTCCACATGAAAGACCGGAAACCACGCACTATTCGATTGTGGATAACCAGGGCAATGCCGTATCCACGACCTATACCGTGAACGGGCGTTTTGGGTCGGTGGTGATTGCATCGGGTACGGGTTTCTTCCTCAATAACGAAATGGATGACTTTACCGTTAAAGTGGGCGAGAAAAATCTGTACGGATTAGTGCAAGGGGAACGTAATTCGATCGCCCCCGGTAAGCGCCCACTTTCGTCCATGAGCCCGTCATTGGTGACGAAAGACGGCAAAGTCTTTATGGTGCTCGGTTCGCCCGGTGGTTCGCGCATAATCACCATCACGCTGCAAACGGCGCTGAATATCATCGACCACGGCATGGCGCCGCAGGAAGCGGTGGACGCACCGCGCCTCCATCACCAGTGGTTGCCGGATGAGGTGTATTACGAACAGCGCGGGCTATCTGCCGATACGCTGAACCTGCTGAAGCAGCGCGGCTACAAGATGGTGGAACAAACGCCTTGGGGTGCAGCGGAGCTGATTCTGGTCGGCTTACCGGGTGCGGCGGGCGTGACACCAGCGGATTCGGGTAATGACTCGGCGGTATCCGGCAAAGTACGGGAAGGTTACCTGTACGGTGCCAATGATATCCGCCGCCCGGCTGGTGCAGCGATAGGGTATTGA
- a CDS encoding GntR family transcriptional regulator has translation MSRSQNLRHNVINQIIDDMARGHIPSPLPSQNALAEMYNISRTTVRHILVHLRDCGVLTQVGSDYVIARKPDHDDGFTCITAPMDEQNRIFEQAFFTMINQRQLRVGEVFSELQLARDAGVSPVVVREYLLKFGRYNLIQNEKRGQWSMKEFDQAYAEQLFELREMLETHALQHFLNLPDDDPRWLQARTLLERHRMLRDSIGNSFRMFSQLDRSFHALLLSAAENVFFDQSLEIISVIFHFHYQWDESDLKQRNIIAIDEHMTILSALICRSDLDATLALRNHLNSAKQSMIRSINQTARADD, from the coding sequence ATGAGCCGTTCACAAAATTTACGTCACAATGTCATTAATCAGATTATCGATGATATGGCCCGTGGCCATATTCCGTCGCCTCTACCGTCGCAAAATGCGCTGGCGGAGATGTATAACATCAGCCGTACAACGGTGCGTCATATTCTGGTTCACCTGCGTGACTGCGGTGTGCTTACGCAGGTTGGCAGCGATTATGTGATTGCCCGAAAACCTGACCACGACGATGGATTCACCTGCATTACCGCGCCGATGGATGAGCAAAACCGCATTTTCGAGCAGGCATTTTTCACCATGATCAACCAGCGTCAGCTCCGTGTCGGTGAGGTCTTCTCCGAGCTACAACTCGCGCGCGACGCGGGTGTCAGCCCGGTGGTAGTACGCGAGTATCTGTTAAAATTTGGGCGCTACAACCTGATTCAGAACGAAAAACGTGGGCAGTGGAGCATGAAAGAGTTCGATCAGGCCTATGCGGAACAGCTCTTTGAATTGCGGGAAATGCTGGAGACGCATGCTCTGCAACATTTCCTCAATTTGCCGGACGACGACCCCCGTTGGCTACAGGCCAGAACCTTACTGGAACGCCACCGTATGTTACGTGACAGCATTGGTAACAGCTTTCGCATGTTCTCACAGCTCGACCGAAGCTTTCATGCGCTTTTACTCTCTGCTGCTGAAAATGTCTTTTTTGATCAGTCTCTTGAAATTATCTCTGTAATATTCCATTTCCACTACCAGTGGGATGAAAGCGATCTCAAACAGCGCAATATCATCGCGATTGACGAACACATGACCATCCTCAGCGCGTTGATCTGCCGGAGCGATCTGGATGCCACGCTGGCGCTGCGTAACCATTTGAATTCAGCTAAACAATCGATGATTCGCTCAATTAATCAAACAGCGCGGGCTGACGATTAA
- a CDS encoding MFS transporter: MEKNNITLDPRSSFDTRSSAPPEGIIQRSSRIKRIQTTAMILLFFAAVINYLDRSSLSVANLTIRQELGLSATEIGALLSVFSLAYGIAQLPCGPLLDRKGPRIMLGLGMFFWSLFQALSGMVHSFTQFVLVRIGMGIGEAPMNPCGVKVINDWFNIKERGRPMGFFNAASTIGVAISPPILAAMMLVMGWRGMFITIGLFGIFLAIGWYMLYRNREQIELTADEQNYLNAGSVNARRDPLSFIEWRSLFRNRTMWGMMLGFSGINYTAWLYLAWLPGYLQTAYNLDLKSTGLMAAIPFLFGAAGMLVNGYVTDWLVKKGMEPIKSRKICIIAGMLCSAAFTFVVPQATTSIEAVSLISMALFCIHFAGTSCWGLIHVAVASRMTASVGSIQNFASFICASFAPIVTGFIVDTTNSFRLALIICGCVTVLGALAYVFLVRQPISDPRKD, translated from the coding sequence GTGGAAAAGAATAATATAACGCTAGACCCGCGTTCTTCGTTTGATACCCGTTCTTCAGCACCGCCAGAGGGAATAATTCAGCGCAGTAGTCGAATTAAACGTATTCAAACTACCGCAATGATTCTGTTATTTTTTGCTGCGGTGATTAATTACCTCGACCGAAGTTCTCTGTCGGTGGCTAACTTAACGATTCGTCAGGAATTGGGGCTAAGTGCGACAGAAATCGGGGCATTACTTTCCGTTTTCTCTCTTGCCTATGGGATTGCACAGCTCCCTTGTGGGCCGTTGCTGGATCGTAAAGGCCCGCGCATTATGCTGGGCCTTGGGATGTTTTTCTGGTCACTGTTTCAGGCGCTGTCTGGCATGGTACACAGTTTCACTCAGTTCGTACTGGTTCGTATTGGTATGGGAATTGGCGAAGCACCGATGAACCCATGCGGCGTGAAGGTGATCAACGACTGGTTTAACATCAAAGAACGTGGCCGTCCGATGGGATTCTTTAATGCGGCTTCAACCATTGGTGTTGCGATAAGTCCACCCATTCTGGCGGCGATGATGTTAGTCATGGGCTGGCGCGGCATGTTCATTACCATCGGCCTATTCGGCATTTTCCTCGCTATCGGCTGGTATATGTTGTATCGCAACCGTGAGCAGATTGAACTCACCGCGGATGAGCAAAATTACCTGAACGCGGGCAGTGTGAACGCTCGCCGCGATCCGTTGAGTTTTATTGAATGGCGCAGTCTGTTTCGTAACCGAACGATGTGGGGCATGATGCTGGGTTTTAGCGGCATCAACTATACCGCGTGGTTATATTTGGCCTGGCTGCCCGGCTATCTGCAAACGGCTTATAATCTGGATTTAAAAAGCACGGGTCTGATGGCGGCGATCCCTTTCCTGTTTGGTGCCGCCGGAATGCTGGTGAACGGCTATGTCACGGATTGGTTAGTGAAAAAAGGAATGGAGCCGATCAAGAGCCGTAAAATCTGCATCATTGCTGGTATGTTGTGTTCTGCGGCTTTTACTTTTGTGGTGCCACAGGCGACCACCTCAATCGAAGCGGTGTCACTGATTAGTATGGCGCTGTTCTGCATCCACTTTGCGGGAACATCGTGCTGGGGGCTGATCCATGTTGCTGTTGCATCGCGTATGACGGCATCGGTCGGCAGTATCCAAAACTTTGCCAGTTTCATCTGTGCCTCATTTGCCCCGATCGTGACGGGTTTTATTGTCGACACGACGAATTCCTTCCGTCTGGCGCTGATCATCTGTGGTTGTGTGACGGTATTGGGTGCGCTGGCCTACGTTTTCCTTGTTCGTCAGCCGATTAGCGATCCCCGTAAGGATTAG